From Bradyrhizobium erythrophlei:
GCCATCCGGTCCGGCCTTTTGGCCGGCCGAACGACAGGCTCCGGCGGACGATCCAGTATTCCAGAGATGTTAGCGATCGAACCGAGAAGTCGCGGCGTACTGGATCCCCGCTTTCGCGGGGACGACAACCGAGTTTAGTCGTTGGACAATGCCGCCGTTCAAATTCGAATGCGTCGTGAGGACAAGCGCGTATCTGCACCGCGCCCACCCTATCAGCGCAAAGCGCAACGGTGGGCTCGCTTCGCTCAGCCCACCCTACGCCCTCACCGCCGTCAATCCCGGCACGGCCGCAAAACCGGCCTTGCTGGCATAGCCGCGCACGATGGCCTCGCGCTGCGAATAGCTCAGCACGTTCTCGACATTATCAAAACCGTCGGGCGCCAGTTGCTCGACCGCGTCGATCACGCCCTCGGGGCCGCCGCGGCGGTTCGAGCGCACGATCTCCGCCGTCATCGGCAACCGCTTCTGCTCATAGGCCAGCAGGGCCTGGCGCGGATGTTCGGCGCGCGCCAGCGCGTCGGCAAGACAGCGCGCGTCAAGAATGGCCTGCGAGGCGCCGTTCGAGCCCACCGGATACATCGGATGCGCGGCATCGCCGAGCAGCGTGACGCGGCCGCTGGACCACCAAGGCAGGGGATCACGGTCGCAGGTCGGATATTCGTAGAATTCTGGTGTCGCCGAGATCAGGCCGGGCACGTCGACATAGGGCACCTTGAACCGCGCCACGTGCGGCATCAGTTCCTCGCGCTTGCCCGGCCGCGACCAGTCCTCACGGCGCGGCGGCGGCGCATTGCCGTCGCCGACCTTGACCAGCACCGCCCAGTTGGTGAGGCGGTTGGCCGGGCTCGACCCTTCGGCGATCGGGTAAACCACGACCTTGGCATGCAGGCCGCCGGCCACGATCATCGATTTGCCGGTCAGGAAGGCCGGCCAGTCGCGCGCGCCGCGCCACAGCATCAGCCCGTTCCAGCAGGGCGGACCTTCCTCGGGAAACAGCATCTCACGCACCCGCGAATGAATGCCGTCGGCGCCGATCAGGATGTCGCCGCGCACGGTTTTGGTGTGGCTGCCGGCGCGATCGAAGAAATAGGCGGTGACGCCGCCCTCGTCCTGGGTGAAGGCGCCGAGCCTGCAACCGGTATGGATGGCGTCGTGTCCAAGCCGCTGCTCGACGGCGCGATGGATCACGCTTTGCAGCCGGCCGCGATGGATCGAGAATTGCGGCACGTCGTGGCCGGCATCGATGCCGCGCGGATCGCGCCAGACTTCCTGGCCGTGGCGATTGAGATAATACAGCACGTCGGTGCGGATCGCGATGTCATCGAGCTTCTGCAACAGGCCGAGACCGGCGAGTTCGCGGATCGCATGCGGCAGCGTGTTGATGCCGACGCCGAGTTCGCGGATGGTGTCAGATTGCTCGAACAGTTCGCAGCCGATGCCGCGGGCCCGCAGCATCAGCGCGGTGGAGAGGCCCCCGATGCCGCCCCCGACGATAATCGCCTTCATGGCCGCAAACTCCACTCAAACCCTAAATGCCACGCGAACGCCTTAGGCTGGCACGGCCGGTCACTCCGCCGCAAGCGGCTTTGTCGCCTCCGCCTTCAGCTCCGCCCGGGTTTTCGGCTTAGCCTTAGTTTTCAGGTCCTCAAAATCCTGCCGGTCGCGCACGCTGTTGCGGAAAATCTGCTCCTTGCCGGGCTGGTATTGCGGCGGGCAGAACACGCCGTCGGCGCCATACCAGGCGGCGGCCTTCAGCGTGAACGCGGGGT
This genomic window contains:
- a CDS encoding flavin-dependent oxidoreductase codes for the protein MKAIIVGGGIGGLSTALMLRARGIGCELFEQSDTIRELGVGINTLPHAIRELAGLGLLQKLDDIAIRTDVLYYLNRHGQEVWRDPRGIDAGHDVPQFSIHRGRLQSVIHRAVEQRLGHDAIHTGCRLGAFTQDEGGVTAYFFDRAGSHTKTVRGDILIGADGIHSRVREMLFPEEGPPCWNGLMLWRGARDWPAFLTGKSMIVAGGLHAKVVVYPIAEGSSPANRLTNWAVLVKVGDGNAPPPRREDWSRPGKREELMPHVARFKVPYVDVPGLISATPEFYEYPTCDRDPLPWWSSGRVTLLGDAAHPMYPVGSNGASQAILDARCLADALARAEHPRQALLAYEQKRLPMTAEIVRSNRRGGPEGVIDAVEQLAPDGFDNVENVLSYSQREAIVRGYASKAGFAAVPGLTAVRA